Proteins from one Streptomyces genisteinicus genomic window:
- a CDS encoding CobW family GTP-binding protein, with protein sequence MSASRSPIPVVVLTGFLGSGKTTLLNHLLRRNGGNRIGVVVNDFGAIEIDAMTVAGQVGSTISLGNGCLCCAVDASELDAYLEKLTSPAARIDVIVVEASGLAEPEELVRMVLASENPRIVYGGLAEVVDAVEFDATRSRHPGIDRHLALADLVVLNKTDRAPAADVARVREAIAGIAPGTPVVETAYGRIDPGLLLDPAVRPEREEKIRQLSFEDLHADAYDAEHGHEAHLHAAYDSVSAVSRTPLHPRRLMAFLDTRPAGLYRIKGWTDFGAADPHHRYAVHAVGRFLRFHPEPWPPGEERLTQLVLIGSGVDADALREEVAACALSGLPGDVPDERSMWGVLRYVHRDADEREETAEPGEPDGHGLGDD encoded by the coding sequence GTGAGCGCGAGCAGGTCCCCGATCCCCGTCGTCGTCCTCACCGGCTTCCTGGGATCGGGCAAGACCACGCTCCTCAACCACCTGCTGCGGCGCAACGGAGGCAACCGCATCGGGGTCGTCGTCAACGACTTCGGCGCCATCGAGATCGACGCCATGACGGTGGCCGGACAGGTCGGCTCGACGATCTCCCTCGGCAACGGCTGCCTGTGCTGCGCGGTCGACGCGTCGGAGCTGGACGCCTACCTGGAGAAGCTCACGAGTCCCGCCGCCCGGATCGACGTCATCGTCGTGGAGGCGTCCGGCCTGGCCGAGCCCGAGGAACTGGTCCGCATGGTCCTCGCCAGTGAGAACCCCCGCATCGTCTACGGCGGGCTGGCCGAGGTCGTCGACGCGGTCGAGTTCGACGCCACCCGCAGCCGCCACCCCGGCATCGACCGGCACCTCGCCCTCGCCGACCTCGTGGTCCTCAACAAGACGGACCGGGCGCCGGCCGCCGACGTCGCACGGGTGCGCGAGGCCATCGCCGGGATCGCCCCCGGGACGCCGGTCGTGGAGACCGCGTACGGACGTATCGACCCCGGACTGCTCCTCGACCCGGCCGTGCGGCCGGAACGGGAGGAGAAGATCCGGCAGCTGTCGTTCGAAGACCTCCACGCGGACGCCTACGACGCCGAGCACGGCCACGAGGCGCATCTGCACGCCGCCTACGACAGCGTGTCGGCCGTCTCGCGGACGCCGCTGCACCCGCGGCGGCTGATGGCGTTCCTGGACACCCGGCCGGCCGGGCTCTACCGGATCAAGGGCTGGACCGACTTCGGCGCGGCCGATCCGCACCACCGCTACGCCGTCCACGCGGTGGGGCGGTTCCTGCGCTTCCACCCCGAGCCGTGGCCGCCGGGAGAGGAACGGCTGACGCAGCTCGTGCTGATCGGCTCGGGCGTCGACGCGGACGCGCTGCGCGAGGAGGTCGCGGCGTGCGCGCTGAGCGGTCTGCCCGGTGACGTCCCGGACGAACGCAGCATGTGGGGCGTCCTGCGCTACGTCCACCGGGACGCGGACGAGCGGGAGGAGACCGCGGAGCCGGGCGAACCGGACGGCCACGGCCTCGGGGACGACTGA
- a CDS encoding M16 family metallopeptidase produces the protein MQFHPQPTAGTARPWAFPAPERSTLDNGLTVLRCDRPGQQVVAVEVLLDAPLDAEPAGLDGVATIMARAFSEGTDKHSAEDFAAELERCGATLDAMADHAGVRVSLEVPASRLPKALGLLADALRAPAFDDGEVGRLVRNRLDEIPHEMANPARRAAKQLSAELFPSTLRVSRPRQGTEETVSRIDSAAVRAFYEAHVRPATATCVIVGDLADTDVHAVLAESLGAWTGDKADPRPVPPVTADDTGRVVIVDRPGAVQTQLLIGRVGPDRHDSVWPAQVLGSYCLGGTLTSRLDRVLREEKGYTYGVRAFGQVLLSAPDGSGAAMLAISGSVDTPNTGPALDDLWKVLRTLAAEGLTDAERDVAVQNLVGVAPLKFETAASVAATLADQVEQHLPDDYQAQLYARLAATGTVEATAAAVSAFPVDRLVTILVGDASKIAEPVKALGIGEVSVVTG, from the coding sequence ATGCAGTTCCACCCGCAGCCGACCGCCGGTACGGCCCGCCCCTGGGCGTTCCCCGCCCCCGAGCGCTCCACCCTGGACAACGGGCTCACCGTGCTGCGCTGCGACCGTCCCGGCCAGCAGGTCGTCGCGGTGGAGGTACTGCTCGACGCTCCGCTCGACGCCGAGCCGGCGGGCCTCGACGGCGTCGCCACGATCATGGCGCGCGCCTTCTCCGAGGGCACCGACAAGCACAGTGCCGAGGACTTCGCCGCCGAACTGGAGCGCTGCGGAGCCACCCTGGACGCGATGGCGGACCACGCCGGTGTCCGGGTCTCCCTGGAGGTCCCGGCGTCGCGTCTGCCGAAGGCGCTCGGTCTGCTCGCCGACGCGCTGCGCGCCCCGGCCTTCGACGACGGCGAGGTCGGCCGGCTGGTGCGCAACCGCCTCGACGAGATCCCGCACGAGATGGCCAACCCCGCCCGCCGCGCGGCCAAGCAGCTCTCGGCCGAGCTGTTCCCCTCCACCCTGCGGGTCTCGCGTCCGCGTCAGGGGACCGAGGAGACCGTGTCGCGGATCGACTCCGCGGCCGTGCGCGCCTTCTACGAGGCCCACGTCCGTCCGGCCACGGCGACCTGCGTGATCGTCGGCGACCTCGCGGACACCGACGTGCATGCCGTCCTCGCGGAGAGCCTCGGCGCGTGGACGGGCGACAAGGCGGATCCGCGCCCGGTCCCGCCGGTGACCGCGGACGACACCGGCCGCGTGGTCATCGTGGACCGTCCGGGGGCGGTCCAGACCCAGCTGCTCATCGGGCGCGTCGGGCCGGACCGCCACGACAGCGTCTGGCCGGCCCAGGTGCTCGGCTCCTACTGCCTCGGCGGCACGCTGACGTCCCGTCTGGACCGCGTGCTGCGCGAGGAGAAGGGGTACACCTACGGCGTGCGCGCCTTCGGGCAGGTGCTGCTGTCGGCGCCCGACGGGTCGGGTGCCGCGATGCTCGCCATCAGCGGTTCGGTCGACACGCCCAACACCGGCCCGGCGCTGGACGACCTGTGGAAGGTGCTCCGCACCCTGGCGGCCGAGGGGCTGACCGACGCCGAGCGCGATGTGGCCGTGCAGAACCTCGTCGGCGTCGCCCCGCTGAAGTTCGAGACGGCCGCCTCCGTAGCGGCGACGCTGGCGGACCAGGTGGAGCAGCACCTTCCGGACGACTACCAGGCGCAGTTGTACGCACGGCTCGCCGCCACGGGCACCGTGGAGGCGACGGCCGCCGCGGTCAGCGCCTTCCCGGTCGACCGCCTGGTGACGATCCTGGTCGGCGACGCCTCGAAGATCGCCGAGCCGGTCAAGGCGCTGGGCATCGGCGAGGTGAGCGTCGTCACCGGCTGA
- a CDS encoding response regulator, with amino-acid sequence MIDVLVVDDDTRVADINAAYVGKLPGFRVVARAHSAAEALARISETPVDLILLDHYLPDENGLAVVRELRRLGHQTDVIMVTAARDVATVQAAMRHGALQYLVKPFTFAGLRAKLEAYAALRRTLDGGGEAEQADVDRIFGTLAAGTAAPELPKGHSPTTAGVVRQVLLSAEGPLSAQEIAEHAGISRQTAQRYLKLLEKAGRVRLSLRYGETGRPEHEYVWTRSA; translated from the coding sequence ATGATCGACGTACTGGTCGTGGACGACGACACCCGGGTGGCGGACATCAACGCCGCCTACGTGGGCAAGCTCCCGGGCTTCCGGGTCGTCGCGCGGGCGCACTCCGCCGCCGAGGCGCTCGCCCGGATCTCCGAGACCCCCGTGGACCTGATCCTGCTGGACCACTACCTCCCGGACGAGAACGGCCTCGCGGTCGTCCGGGAGCTCCGCCGCCTCGGCCACCAGACCGACGTGATCATGGTGACCGCGGCACGGGACGTGGCCACCGTCCAGGCGGCGATGCGCCACGGCGCGCTCCAGTACCTGGTCAAGCCGTTCACCTTCGCGGGTCTGCGCGCCAAGCTGGAGGCGTACGCGGCACTGCGGCGGACCCTCGACGGGGGCGGCGAGGCCGAGCAGGCGGATGTGGACCGGATCTTCGGCACGCTGGCCGCGGGCACGGCCGCGCCCGAACTGCCGAAGGGTCACTCGCCCACCACGGCCGGAGTGGTCCGCCAGGTGCTGCTCTCGGCCGAGGGGCCGCTGTCGGCCCAGGAGATCGCCGAGCACGCGGGCATCAGCCGTCAGACGGCCCAGCGCTATCTGAAGCTCCTGGAGAAGGCCGGCCGGGTCCGTCTGAGCCTTCGCTACGGCGAGACCGGGCGGCCCGAGCACGAGTACGTGTGGACCCGGAGCGCCTGA
- a CDS encoding solute symporter family protein, whose product MSGDHQALALVLFSAFVAVTLGITTWVSRNRRGSAEEFYAGGRLFSPMENGFAIAGDYMSAASFLGISGLIALFGYDGMLYSVGFLVAWLVVLLLVAELVRNCGRFTLADVVASRMSERRVRIASGTSSVAVSVLYLVAQMVGAGSLVALLLGGSSEAARSWTVVGVGALMVIYVSMGGMRATTWIQIVKAVLLMAGAIAMTVLVLVRFGGDVGQLLTSAAERSGHGKDFLAPGLKYGGDWTARLDFISLGVALVLGTAGLPHILSRFYTVPTARAARRSVVWSIGLIGSFYLMTIVLGFGAAAVVGTDEVRASNAAGNTAVPLLALDLGGGAGSTGGTVLFAVVAAIAFATILAVVAGITLASSASVAHDLVASLRRDRGRSRDGRPPRRRLGEVAVARLAAVGIGAVAIGLGLLARDLNVAFLVGLAFAVAASANLPVLLYSLFWRGFTTRGALWSVYGGLVPAVLLVVLSPVVSGSEQSLFPGVDFQLFPLENPGLVSIPLGFLAGWIGTVTSPEPPDEARHAETEVRALTGAGAV is encoded by the coding sequence GTGAGCGGCGACCACCAGGCCCTCGCCCTCGTCCTGTTCAGCGCCTTCGTCGCGGTCACCCTCGGCATCACCACCTGGGTGAGCCGGAACCGGCGCGGCTCCGCCGAGGAGTTCTACGCCGGCGGGCGGCTCTTCTCCCCGATGGAGAACGGCTTCGCCATCGCGGGCGACTACATGTCGGCCGCGTCCTTCCTCGGCATCTCCGGCCTGATCGCCCTGTTCGGCTACGACGGAATGCTCTACTCCGTCGGATTCCTCGTGGCATGGCTGGTCGTGCTGCTGCTCGTCGCCGAACTGGTCCGCAACTGCGGCCGGTTCACCCTGGCCGACGTGGTCGCCTCCCGGATGAGCGAGCGCCGGGTGCGCATCGCCTCCGGCACGTCCTCGGTCGCCGTCTCCGTCCTGTACCTGGTGGCGCAGATGGTGGGAGCCGGCTCCCTGGTGGCGCTGCTGCTGGGCGGTTCGAGCGAGGCCGCGCGCTCGTGGACCGTCGTCGGCGTCGGCGCCCTGATGGTGATCTACGTGTCGATGGGAGGGATGCGGGCCACCACCTGGATCCAGATCGTGAAGGCGGTGCTGCTCATGGCGGGCGCGATCGCCATGACCGTGCTGGTGCTGGTGCGCTTCGGCGGCGACGTCGGACAGCTCCTCACCTCCGCCGCCGAACGCAGCGGCCACGGGAAGGACTTCCTGGCGCCCGGCCTGAAGTACGGCGGCGACTGGACCGCCCGGCTGGACTTCATCAGCCTCGGCGTGGCCCTGGTGCTCGGCACGGCAGGGCTGCCCCACATCCTCTCGCGCTTCTACACCGTGCCGACCGCGCGGGCCGCCCGCCGTTCGGTCGTCTGGTCCATCGGGCTCATCGGGAGCTTCTACCTGATGACGATCGTCCTCGGCTTCGGCGCCGCCGCCGTCGTCGGCACGGACGAGGTACGCGCCTCGAACGCGGCCGGCAACACGGCCGTGCCCCTGCTCGCCCTCGACCTCGGCGGCGGGGCCGGATCGACCGGGGGCACGGTGCTGTTCGCGGTCGTCGCCGCCATCGCCTTCGCGACGATCCTCGCCGTCGTCGCGGGCATCACGCTGGCGTCTTCCGCGTCCGTCGCGCACGACCTGGTGGCCTCCCTGCGGCGCGACCGCGGGCGGTCCCGCGACGGCCGTCCGCCCCGGCGCCGGCTCGGCGAGGTCGCCGTCGCGCGGCTCGCCGCCGTCGGCATCGGGGCGGTCGCCATCGGGCTCGGGCTGCTCGCGCGCGATCTGAACGTCGCCTTCCTGGTCGGGCTCGCCTTCGCCGTCGCCGCGTCGGCCAACCTCCCCGTCCTGCTCTACTCGCTGTTCTGGCGCGGTTTCACGACCCGTGGCGCGCTCTGGTCGGTGTACGGCGGCCTGGTCCCCGCCGTGCTGCTCGTGGTGCTCTCGCCCGTGGTGTCGGGGAGCGAGCAGTCGCTCTTCCCCGGCGTCGACTTCCAGCTCTTCCCCCTGGAGAACCCGGGGCTCGTGTCGATCCCGCTGGGCTTCCTGGCCGGCTGGATCGGCACGGTGACGTCCCCGGAGCCGCCGGACGAGGCCCGGCACGCCGAGACGGAGGTGCGGGCGCTGACGGGCGCGGGCGCGGTCTGA
- a CDS encoding DNA gyrase/topoisomerase IV subunit A: MARRSTKTPPPEEFEEKILDIDVVDEMQGSFLEYAYSVIYSRALPDARDGMKPVHRRIVYQMNEMGLRPDRGYVKCARVVGEVMGKLHPHGDASIYDALVRMAQPFSMRLPLVDGHGNFGSLGNDDPPAAMRYTECRMADATSLMTESIDEDTVDFQSNYDGQEREPVALPAAYPNLLVNGAAGIAVGMATNMPPHNLGEVVAAARHLIRHPNADLETLMRHVPGPDLPTGGRIVGLGGIRDAYETGRGTFKIRATVSVETVTARRKGLVVTELPFTVGPEKVIAKIKDLVGSKKLQGIADVKDLTDRQHGLRLVIEIKNGFIPEAVLEQLYKLTPMEESFGINNVALVDGQPLTLGLKELLEVYLDHRFEVVRRRSEFRRTKRRDRLHLVEGLLVALLDIDEVIRLIRSSENSAQAKERLIGHFSLSEVQTQYILDTPLRRLTKFDRIELESERDRLNGEIDELTGILESDAELRKLVSSELASVAKKFGTPRRTVLLESAGTPAPAATLQVADDPCRVLLSSTGLLARTATGEPLPEQGGRRTKHDVIVSAVLGTQRGEVGAVTSAGRLLRIAVIDLPQLPDTASEPNLAGGAPLAEFLSLDADESVVCLTTLDESSPGLALGTLQGVVKRVVPDYPSNKDELEVFALRDGDRIVGGSELRTGEEDLVFITSDAQLLRYPAAQVRPQGRAAGGMAGVKLAEGAEVLSFTAVDPAADAVVFTVAGSQGTLDDAHTTAKLTPFDQYPRKGRATGGVRCQRFLKGEDMLVFAWAGPVPARAAQKNGAPAELPAVDPRRDGSGTPLTSPVAVLAGPLG, translated from the coding sequence ATGGCCCGCCGCAGCACGAAGACCCCACCGCCGGAGGAGTTCGAGGAGAAGATCCTCGACATCGACGTCGTGGACGAAATGCAGGGCTCCTTCCTCGAGTACGCGTACTCGGTGATCTACTCCCGTGCCCTGCCCGACGCCCGGGACGGCATGAAGCCGGTGCACCGCCGCATCGTCTACCAGATGAACGAGATGGGCCTGCGCCCCGACCGCGGCTACGTGAAGTGCGCCCGTGTCGTGGGCGAGGTCATGGGCAAGCTCCACCCGCACGGCGACGCGTCGATCTACGACGCGCTGGTGCGCATGGCGCAGCCCTTCTCGATGCGCCTCCCCCTCGTCGACGGCCACGGCAACTTCGGTTCGCTGGGCAACGACGACCCGCCGGCCGCGATGCGGTACACCGAGTGCCGGATGGCCGACGCCACGAGTCTGATGACGGAGTCGATCGACGAGGACACGGTCGACTTCCAGTCCAACTACGACGGTCAGGAGCGCGAGCCCGTCGCGCTCCCCGCCGCCTACCCCAACCTGCTGGTCAACGGCGCGGCCGGCATCGCGGTCGGCATGGCGACCAACATGCCTCCGCACAACCTCGGCGAGGTAGTCGCGGCGGCCCGCCATCTCATCCGCCACCCGAACGCCGACCTCGAGACGCTGATGCGCCACGTCCCCGGCCCGGACCTGCCCACCGGCGGCCGGATCGTGGGCCTCGGCGGCATCCGGGACGCGTACGAGACGGGCCGCGGCACCTTCAAGATCCGCGCCACGGTCTCCGTGGAGACGGTGACGGCCCGCCGCAAGGGCCTGGTCGTCACCGAACTCCCCTTCACGGTCGGCCCGGAGAAGGTCATCGCGAAGATCAAGGACCTGGTCGGCTCGAAGAAGCTCCAGGGCATCGCGGACGTCAAGGACCTCACCGACCGCCAGCACGGGCTGCGCCTGGTCATCGAGATCAAGAACGGCTTCATCCCCGAGGCCGTGCTGGAGCAGCTGTACAAGCTGACGCCGATGGAGGAGTCCTTCGGCATCAACAACGTCGCCCTGGTCGACGGGCAGCCGCTGACCCTCGGTCTCAAGGAGCTGCTCGAGGTCTACCTCGACCACCGCTTCGAAGTGGTCCGCAGGCGCAGCGAGTTCCGCCGCACCAAGCGCCGCGACCGGCTGCATCTGGTCGAGGGGCTGCTCGTCGCGCTGCTCGACATCGACGAGGTCATCCGTCTGATCCGCTCCAGCGAGAACTCGGCCCAGGCCAAGGAGCGCCTGATCGGGCACTTCTCGCTGAGCGAGGTCCAGACGCAGTACATCCTCGACACCCCGCTGCGCCGGCTGACGAAGTTCGACCGGATCGAGCTGGAGAGCGAGCGCGACCGGCTCAACGGCGAGATCGACGAGCTGACCGGCATCCTGGAGTCCGACGCCGAGCTGCGCAAGCTGGTCTCCTCCGAACTGGCCTCGGTGGCGAAGAAGTTCGGCACCCCGCGCAGGACGGTCCTGCTGGAGTCGGCCGGCACCCCAGCCCCCGCCGCCACGCTCCAGGTCGCAGACGACCCGTGCCGGGTGCTGCTGTCGTCGACCGGGCTGCTGGCCCGGACGGCGACCGGCGAGCCGCTGCCCGAGCAGGGCGGCCGGCGCACCAAGCACGACGTGATCGTCTCCGCGGTGCTCGGCACGCAGCGCGGTGAGGTGGGTGCGGTGACCTCGGCGGGCCGGCTGCTGCGCATCGCGGTGATCGACCTGCCGCAGCTCCCCGACACGGCCTCCGAACCGAACCTCGCGGGCGGCGCGCCGCTCGCCGAGTTCCTCTCGCTGGACGCCGACGAGTCCGTCGTCTGCCTCACGACCCTGGACGAGTCCTCTCCCGGGCTCGCGCTCGGCACCCTCCAGGGCGTCGTGAAGCGCGTGGTCCCCGACTATCCGTCGAACAAGGACGAGTTGGAGGTCTTCGCTCTCAGGGACGGGGACCGGATCGTCGGCGGTTCGGAACTGCGCACGGGCGAGGAGGACCTGGTCTTCATCACGTCCGACGCCCAGCTGCTGCGCTACCCCGCCGCCCAGGTGCGGCCGCAGGGCCGTGCCGCGGGCGGCATGGCGGGCGTCAAGCTGGCGGAGGGCGCGGAGGTGCTCTCGTTCACCGCCGTCGATCCGGCGGCCGACGCCGTGGTGTTCACCGTGGCGGGCTCCCAGGGCACGCTCGACGACGCGCACACGACGGCCAAGCTGACCCCGTTCGACCAGTACCCGCGCAAGGGCCGCGCCACCGGCGGTGTGCGCTGCCAGCGGTTCCTCAAGGGCGAGGACATGCTGGTGTTCGCCTGGGCCGGCCCGGTCCCGGCGCGCGCCGCGCAGAAGAACGGCGCCCCGGCGGAGCTGCCCGCGGTCGACCCCCGCCGGGACGGGTCGGGCACTCCGCTGACGTCGCCCGTCGCGGTGCTGGCGGGCCCTCTCGGCTAG
- a CDS encoding DUF485 domain-containing protein, which yields MEKQEGPHGAGVRLEDPWDDAPATGRWDTAGGRAAVPPAVPDEQDAALRAADIYLQVQRSSAFQEVRRRYRRFVVPATLAFLLWYLAYVVAATTAPGLMARPVAGAVNVAMVAGLAQFLTTFVLTWAYARHARLRRDRAALELRWDTQEMTRGAER from the coding sequence GTGGAGAAGCAGGAAGGGCCGCACGGCGCCGGCGTGCGGCTCGAGGACCCGTGGGACGACGCTCCCGCCACCGGCCGGTGGGACACCGCCGGCGGGCGGGCCGCCGTCCCGCCCGCCGTCCCGGACGAGCAGGACGCGGCACTCCGTGCCGCCGACATCTACCTCCAGGTGCAGCGGAGTTCCGCGTTCCAGGAGGTGCGCCGCCGATACCGCCGGTTCGTCGTGCCCGCGACCCTCGCCTTCCTGCTCTGGTACCTGGCCTACGTCGTGGCGGCGACGACGGCGCCCGGCCTGATGGCCAGGCCGGTCGCCGGCGCGGTCAACGTGGCGATGGTGGCCGGTCTGGCGCAGTTCCTCACCACGTTCGTCCTCACCTGGGCCTACGCCCGGCACGCACGGCTGCGCCGGGACCGGGCCGCCCTCGAACTGCGCTGGGACACGCAGGAGATGACCCGCGGAGCCGAGCGGTGA
- a CDS encoding M16 family metallopeptidase has translation MGHTATGQAGSGGLTATEHRLANGLRVVLSEDHLTPVAAVCLWYDVGSRHEVEGRTGLAHLFEHLMFQGSAQVKGNGHFELVQGAGGSLNGTTSFERTNYFETMPTHQLELALWLEADRMGSLLAALDDESMENQRDVVKNERRQRYDNVPYGTAFEKLTALAYPEGHPYHHTPIGSMADLDAATLEDARAFFRTYYAPNNAVLSVVGDIDPEETLAWIEKYFGSIPSHDGKQPPRDGTLPDTIGSQLREEVVEEVPARALMAAYRLPHDGTRECDAADLALTVLGGGESSRLHNRLVRRDQTAVAAGFGLLRLAGAPSLGWLDVKTSGGVEVPRIEAAVDEELARFAAEGPTPEEMERAQAQLEREWLDRLGTVAGRADELCRYAVLFGDPQLALTAVQRVLDVTAEEVQAVAKARLHPDNRAVLVYEPVTADENDDTEGADQ, from the coding sequence ATGGGTCACACGGCCACAGGCCAGGCCGGCTCCGGCGGCCTGACAGCGACCGAGCACCGCCTGGCCAACGGCCTGCGCGTGGTGCTCTCCGAGGACCACCTGACCCCCGTCGCCGCGGTGTGCCTCTGGTACGACGTGGGCTCCCGCCACGAGGTCGAGGGCCGCACCGGCCTCGCGCACCTCTTCGAGCACCTGATGTTCCAGGGCTCCGCGCAGGTGAAGGGCAACGGCCACTTCGAACTCGTCCAGGGCGCGGGCGGCTCGCTGAACGGCACCACCAGCTTCGAGCGGACCAACTACTTCGAGACCATGCCGACGCACCAGCTGGAGCTCGCGCTCTGGCTGGAGGCCGACCGCATGGGCTCCCTGCTCGCCGCCCTCGACGACGAGTCCATGGAGAACCAGCGCGACGTCGTGAAGAACGAGCGCCGCCAGCGCTACGACAACGTGCCCTACGGCACGGCCTTCGAGAAGCTCACCGCCCTCGCCTACCCGGAGGGCCACCCGTACCACCACACGCCGATCGGCTCCATGGCCGACCTCGACGCCGCCACCCTCGAGGACGCCCGGGCCTTCTTCCGCACCTACTACGCCCCGAACAACGCGGTGCTCTCGGTCGTCGGCGACATCGACCCCGAGGAGACCCTCGCCTGGATCGAGAAGTACTTCGGCTCGATCCCCTCGCACGACGGCAAGCAGCCGCCGCGCGACGGCACCCTCCCCGACACCATCGGCAGCCAGCTGCGCGAGGAGGTCGTCGAGGAGGTGCCCGCCCGCGCCCTGATGGCCGCCTACCGGCTGCCGCACGACGGCACCCGCGAGTGCGACGCCGCCGACCTGGCGCTCACCGTCCTCGGCGGCGGGGAGTCCTCCCGGCTGCACAACCGCCTGGTGCGCCGCGACCAGACGGCCGTCGCCGCGGGCTTCGGGCTGCTGCGCCTGGCCGGGGCGCCGTCGCTCGGCTGGCTGGACGTCAAGACGTCGGGCGGCGTCGAGGTCCCGCGGATCGAGGCCGCCGTCGACGAGGAACTGGCCCGCTTCGCGGCCGAGGGGCCCACTCCGGAGGAGATGGAGCGCGCCCAGGCCCAGCTGGAGCGGGAGTGGCTGGACCGGCTGGGCACCGTCGCGGGCCGCGCCGACGAACTCTGCCGCTACGCGGTGCTGTTCGGCGACCCGCAGCTGGCGCTGACCGCGGTGCAGCGCGTCCTCGACGTCACCGCCGAGGAGGTGCAGGCCGTCGCCAAGGCGAGGCTGCACCCCGACAACAGGGCCGTGCTGGTCTACGAACCGGTCACCGCCGACGAGAACGACGACACCGAGGGGGCGGACCAGTGA
- a CDS encoding sensor histidine kinase → MSPVPTAPARRRRFGWPQRVFSQVLLMQLAVATGVTALATGLFLAPLSDQLDDQAMRRALAIAQTTASPALADGLTATRPDAGGAVQREAERIRAATGAEYVVVMNTAGVRWSHTSPAEIGRLVSTDPSDALAGRAVMEIDNGTLGRSARGKVPLRDDEGRIVGAVSVGIEYDSVRARLLEAIPGLLAYAGGALAAGALAAYLISRRLQRRTHDLAFSDISALLAEREAMLHGIREGVVALDHGGRIRLLNDEAQRLLAVGTDAVGRPLEEATGTGRTTDVLAGRVTGEDLLTVRGSRVLVANRMPTDDGGAVVTLRDRTELERLGRELDSTRGLIDALRAQDHEHANRMHTLLGLLELEMHEDAMEYVTEVVGVHRATAEQVTEKVHDPLLAALLVGKATVAAERGVSLRMAPSSLLPDRLVDPRGLVTVVGNLVDNALDAAAGTSRAAVEVALWADGRTAHVRITDSGPGVPEDRRELVFAEGWSTKEPPAHGRRGLGLALVRRFAERQGGSVVAGEAAAGGAEFTVVLPEALAESGAAPRTAGAAHGPGSAGGAADVTGTGPAAEATGTGQAARTGRASDEPVPGAAREPAQEPAPAPAPPAPPAPRQAEHAPQAAQAPQAPRTRRER, encoded by the coding sequence ATGAGCCCCGTACCGACCGCCCCCGCCCGCCGACGGCGGTTCGGCTGGCCTCAGCGGGTCTTCTCCCAGGTCCTGCTGATGCAGCTGGCCGTCGCGACCGGAGTCACCGCACTGGCCACCGGCCTCTTCCTGGCTCCGCTGAGCGACCAGCTGGACGACCAGGCCATGCGGCGGGCGCTGGCCATCGCCCAGACCACCGCCTCACCGGCGCTCGCGGACGGTCTGACCGCCACCCGGCCCGACGCGGGCGGAGCGGTGCAGCGCGAGGCCGAGCGGATCCGGGCGGCGACCGGCGCCGAGTACGTCGTCGTGATGAACACCGCGGGGGTCCGCTGGTCCCACACCTCGCCGGCCGAGATCGGACGGCTCGTCTCCACCGACCCCAGCGACGCGCTGGCCGGGCGGGCCGTGATGGAGATCGACAACGGCACCCTCGGGCGCTCCGCCCGCGGCAAGGTCCCGCTGCGGGACGACGAGGGCCGGATCGTCGGCGCGGTGTCCGTCGGCATCGAGTACGACAGCGTCCGCGCCCGGCTGCTGGAGGCCATCCCCGGGCTGCTCGCCTACGCCGGCGGGGCGCTGGCCGCCGGCGCGCTCGCCGCGTACCTGATCTCCCGCCGGCTGCAGCGCCGCACCCATGACCTCGCCTTCTCCGACATCTCCGCGCTGCTCGCCGAACGGGAGGCCATGCTCCACGGCATCCGGGAAGGCGTGGTGGCACTCGACCACGGCGGCCGGATCAGGCTCCTCAACGACGAGGCGCAGCGGCTGCTGGCCGTCGGAACCGATGCCGTGGGGCGCCCGTTGGAGGAGGCGACGGGCACGGGCCGCACGACGGACGTGCTGGCGGGCCGGGTCACCGGGGAGGATCTGCTGACCGTGCGGGGCAGCCGCGTCCTCGTCGCGAACCGCATGCCGACGGACGACGGCGGCGCGGTCGTGACGCTGCGCGACCGCACGGAGCTGGAGCGGCTCGGCAGGGAGCTCGACTCGACGCGTGGCCTGATCGACGCCCTGCGCGCGCAGGACCACGAGCACGCCAACCGCATGCACACCCTGCTGGGCCTGCTCGAACTGGAGATGCACGAGGACGCGATGGAGTACGTCACCGAGGTCGTGGGCGTGCACCGGGCCACCGCGGAGCAGGTGACCGAGAAGGTCCACGACCCGCTGCTGGCCGCACTGCTGGTGGGCAAGGCCACGGTCGCGGCGGAGCGGGGCGTCTCGCTGCGCATGGCGCCCTCCTCGCTGCTCCCCGACCGGCTGGTCGATCCGCGGGGGCTGGTGACGGTCGTCGGCAACCTCGTGGACAACGCGCTGGACGCCGCCGCCGGGACGTCGCGTGCGGCGGTGGAGGTCGCGCTGTGGGCGGACGGCCGCACCGCGCACGTCCGGATCACCGACAGCGGTCCCGGCGTGCCCGAGGATCGGCGTGAGCTGGTCTTCGCCGAGGGCTGGTCCACCAAGGAGCCCCCGGCGCACGGCAGGCGCGGACTGGGGCTCGCCCTGGTCCGCCGGTTCGCCGAACGGCAGGGCGGGAGCGTGGTGGCCGGGGAGGCCGCCGCCGGGGGCGCGGAGTTCACCGTCGTGCTGCCGGAGGCTCTGGCGGAGTCCGGAGCGGCACCGCGGACGGCCGGGGCGGCACACGGCCCCGGGTCGGCCGGCGGAGCAGCGGACGTGACGGGCACGGGGCCGGCCGCTGAGGCGACGGGCACGGGGCAGGCCGCGCGGACGGGCCGGGCATCCGACGAGCCGGTCCCCGGAGCTGCACGGGAGCCCGCCCAGGAGCCCGCACCTGCGCCGGCACCTCCGGCGCCCCCGGCGCCCCGACAGGCGGAGCACGCACCACAGGCTGCACAGGCGCCTCAGGCGCCGCGGACACGGCGGGAACGATGA